The following proteins come from a genomic window of Sphaerisporangium rubeum:
- a CDS encoding radical SAM protein: MYKGQHRGAEILPRVLRGEHGWWFLGPGGVARLKDDHLTASRELRPAAERSLRQRGLFDVPAYSGYSLTVLTSTHCNLGCAYCFQNTEQDTSGANRPTRIRYARLTSATITSVLEFAARRMADAELSHLDVMLFGGEPLLNPQGCRELLARAADYGLRRASMTSNGTLLTPKLARQLSDLGLRDVQVTFDGDLADHDAIRVRRTGGGTFDDIVRNMAAVTEATPLTWGLRVNVSHHNHRGIDELVERLAGGLDPSRCSLYFARVGDVGIGYGNDLEFSGTIAASFIRWQRRALELGFHVSRPRTVNPCQACSYTDGRYGAVVNADGTLSSCWETAGKPGWQVGTVRDGYLPRERTEGKWISCEEFYQYDDELSALTRFQDTVDAALLDYLSATGRLGRRTRQDR, encoded by the coding sequence ATGTACAAAGGTCAGCACCGTGGCGCGGAGATCCTGCCCCGCGTGCTCCGCGGGGAGCACGGCTGGTGGTTCCTCGGGCCCGGCGGCGTAGCCCGCCTCAAGGACGATCACCTCACCGCGAGCCGCGAGCTGCGTCCGGCCGCCGAGCGCAGTCTGCGTCAGCGCGGCCTCTTCGACGTCCCCGCGTACAGCGGCTACTCCCTCACCGTACTGACGAGCACCCACTGCAACCTCGGGTGCGCCTACTGTTTCCAGAACACCGAGCAGGACACCAGCGGCGCGAACCGGCCGACGCGTATCCGGTACGCGCGCCTGACCTCGGCCACCATCACCTCGGTCCTTGAGTTCGCCGCGCGCCGCATGGCCGACGCGGAGCTGAGCCACCTCGACGTGATGCTGTTCGGCGGGGAACCGCTGCTCAATCCCCAAGGCTGCCGCGAGCTGCTCGCACGGGCCGCCGACTACGGTCTGCGCCGGGCCAGCATGACGTCCAACGGCACGCTGCTCACCCCGAAGCTCGCCAGGCAGCTCAGCGACCTCGGGCTGCGCGACGTCCAGGTGACGTTCGACGGCGACCTGGCCGACCACGACGCGATCAGGGTCCGCAGGACCGGCGGCGGCACCTTCGACGACATCGTGCGCAACATGGCCGCGGTGACCGAGGCCACCCCGCTGACGTGGGGCCTGCGGGTGAACGTCTCGCACCACAACCACCGGGGCATCGACGAGCTGGTGGAGCGGCTCGCCGGCGGTCTCGACCCCTCCCGCTGCTCGCTGTACTTCGCGCGCGTCGGCGACGTCGGCATCGGGTACGGCAACGACCTGGAGTTCTCCGGCACGATCGCCGCGAGCTTCATCAGGTGGCAGCGCCGCGCGCTGGAACTCGGGTTCCACGTGTCGCGGCCCCGTACGGTCAACCCGTGCCAGGCGTGCTCGTACACCGACGGCAGATACGGCGCCGTGGTGAACGCCGACGGCACCCTGTCGAGCTGCTGGGAGACGGCCGGCAAGCCCGGCTGGCAGGTGGGGACGGTACGCGACGGCTACCTGCCGCGTGAGCGCACCGAAGGCAAGTGGATCTCCTGCGAGGAGTTCTACCAGTACGACGACGAGCTGTCGGCGCTGACGCGGTTCCAGGACACCGTGGACGCGGCGCTGCTCGACTACCTCAGCGCCACCGGACGGCTCGGCCGGCGCACGCGCCAAGACAGATGA